In Candidatus Binatia bacterium, one DNA window encodes the following:
- a CDS encoding pYEATS domain-containing protein, whose translation MREPELLARFKTDPQGHPEIIERDQKSHYQVIFEIKNPPPDVYAAQFELDPTYYDPVRTVQPDDNGNVVLKTTSYGDYPVTVTLHTKDGEYEVRDTLSRALNRARDAMPGNSKIDEAISEIKSR comes from the coding sequence ATGCGAGAACCCGAACTTCTAGCCCGCTTTAAGACTGATCCACAAGGGCATCCCGAGATTATCGAGCGTGATCAGAAGAGTCACTATCAGGTCATATTCGAAATTAAAAATCCTCCGCCCGACGTCTACGCCGCGCAGTTTGAGCTGGATCCCACATATTATGACCCCGTTCGGACGGTTCAACCTGATGATAATGGAAACGTCGTATTAAAAACCACCTCATATGGCGACTATCCGGTAACGGTGACGTTGCACACGAAGGACGGCGAATATGAGGTGCGGGACACCCTTTCGCGTGCGCTAAATCGTGCGCGCGATGCGATGCCGGGAAATTCCAAAATTGATGAGGCAATCTCCGAGATCAAGTCACGCTGA
- a CDS encoding glycosyltransferase, with amino-acid sequence MPIAAHLILGPREEPFLEPMLDSISSSANLLIVNDNAPDPSPHAATLAASRFGREQRLVVERTEFSGFADARNVCLRLHAQHDAGDWVAFVDADEVHGERIARVAAHIDRVPGAFDFVDGYTWHFFGSFDYYTSIERRMMFFRFAPELRWEGAVHEQLSGHAGRRVALPYVYAHYGHTLQPRRHAEKARQYSALGAPGNVLREDELDGFDVGRYYAPVYPRLLRFKGRHPTAARQTVERLRERLFADHQLTEAIVARHPVPTKIRNLARKLNYELRWRSRALDPLARALTAR; translated from the coding sequence GTGCCGATCGCCGCGCATCTGATCTTGGGCCCGCGCGAGGAGCCGTTCCTCGAGCCGATGTTGGACTCGATCTCGTCCAGCGCAAACCTGCTGATCGTCAACGATAACGCGCCGGATCCCTCGCCGCACGCGGCGACGCTCGCGGCGAGTCGCTTCGGGCGCGAGCAGAGGCTTGTCGTCGAGCGCACGGAGTTCTCAGGCTTCGCCGACGCGCGCAACGTTTGCCTGCGGCTGCACGCGCAGCACGACGCGGGCGACTGGGTCGCGTTCGTGGATGCGGACGAGGTTCACGGCGAGCGCATCGCGCGCGTCGCCGCTCACATCGATCGCGTGCCCGGCGCATTCGACTTCGTGGACGGCTACACGTGGCATTTCTTTGGGTCGTTCGACTACTACACGTCGATCGAGCGGCGGATGATGTTCTTCCGCTTCGCGCCGGAGCTGCGCTGGGAGGGCGCCGTGCACGAGCAGCTGAGCGGCCACGCCGGAAGAAGAGTGGCGCTGCCCTACGTCTACGCGCACTACGGCCACACGCTGCAGCCGCGCCGGCATGCCGAGAAGGCCCGGCAGTATTCCGCACTCGGTGCGCCCGGCAACGTGCTGCGCGAGGATGAGCTCGATGGCTTCGACGTCGGGCGCTACTACGCGCCGGTCTATCCGCGGTTGCTGCGATTTAAAGGAAGGCATCCTACGGCGGCGCGGCAGACGGTCGAACGGCTGCGCGAGCGGCTCTTCGCAGATCACCAGCTCACCGAAGCGATCGTCGCACGGCACCCCGTCCCGACGAAAATCCGCAACCTCGCGCGGAAGCTGAACTACGAGCTGCGCTGGCGCTCACGGGCGCTGGACCCCCTGGCTCGCGCCCTGACGGCTCGATAA
- a CDS encoding glycosyltransferase family 1 protein, with product MIRLGVDAWNLPGDRRGIGRYLREILRVWWERERARVEVTLIVPEWHSWTVRKRYLREVDGRPYRVVSRRGHARAGLDALWFPFNGLSWTNFTLPATATLHDASNFVIPDYAPETQTIFRAAVERCRALITDSRFAQSELARELAIAPERLVPIPLGVAPPRAAAPVKLDVAGLSPFVLYVGAPEARKGFDTLLEAMALVARERSDLCLVVTSWLGNWALPRDVRIVELGHVDDDTLAALYRACAALVLPSRHEGFGLPVIEAMSYGAPVIAANAASLPEAGGDAAHYVPPSDAAALAAAILRVAGDEQYAGDLRRRGPIHAAAFTWEQTATRTLEVIEGTLGG from the coding sequence GTGATTCGGCTCGGCGTCGACGCGTGGAACCTTCCCGGCGACCGGCGCGGCATCGGTCGCTACCTGCGCGAGATCCTGCGGGTCTGGTGGGAGCGCGAGCGGGCGCGGGTCGAGGTGACGCTGATCGTTCCGGAGTGGCACAGCTGGACGGTGCGAAAGCGCTATCTGCGCGAAGTCGACGGGCGGCCGTATCGCGTCGTCTCACGACGCGGGCACGCGCGCGCCGGGCTCGACGCGCTGTGGTTTCCGTTCAACGGACTCAGCTGGACGAACTTTACGCTGCCTGCGACGGCGACGCTGCACGATGCGTCGAACTTCGTGATCCCGGACTACGCGCCCGAGACGCAGACGATCTTCCGCGCAGCGGTGGAACGCTGCCGCGCGCTGATCACCGATTCGCGCTTCGCGCAGAGCGAGCTCGCGCGCGAGCTCGCGATCGCGCCCGAGCGCCTCGTGCCGATCCCGCTCGGCGTCGCCCCGCCAAGAGCCGCGGCGCCGGTTAAGCTCGACGTCGCCGGGCTGTCGCCGTTCGTGTTGTACGTCGGCGCGCCGGAGGCGCGCAAGGGGTTCGACACACTGCTCGAGGCGATGGCGCTGGTCGCGCGCGAGCGCTCGGATCTCTGTCTCGTCGTCACCAGCTGGCTGGGCAACTGGGCTTTACCGCGCGACGTTCGCATCGTGGAGCTCGGCCACGTCGACGACGACACGCTGGCGGCGCTCTATCGCGCGTGCGCTGCGCTCGTGTTGCCGTCGCGTCACGAGGGATTCGGGCTACCGGTCATCGAGGCGATGAGCTACGGCGCACCCGTCATCGCAGCCAACGCCGCATCGCTGCCCGAGGCCGGCGGCGACGCAGCCCACTACGTCCCGCCCAGCGACGCCGCGGCGCTCGCAGCGGCGATTCTGCGCGTCGCGGGCGACGAGCAGTACGCCGGCGACCTGCGGCGACGCGGGCCAATTCACGCGGCAGCGTTTACGTGGGAACAAACCGCAACGCGGACGCTCGAGGTGATTGAAGGGACGTTGGGCGGGTGA
- a CDS encoding glycosyltransferase family 1 protein, producing MPLRIAVDARVVAEDTRGIGRYARAILRRLIGRADVELTLLADFRFRRRYSAAYARALGSDAFAVRAQPGRDCDVIWHPANGTFFASSLPSIVTIHDAVPFRYPDPDPKRRRHAQDPFLRSAHSATRVIAVSAFGRSEVHELLGVPLDRIAVIHHGVDAEFSPGAADGLPGALHGRDFLLFVGDPIGEPRKNFPLLYDAYRRAWPVEAAPALAVAGPRAPDLPGVVHPGNLADDLAGVSAEHTLRACYRGALALTLASYHETFGMPMLEAMACGTPVVASRASALPEIAGDAALYAPPDDALAWAAALRRVVDDADLRERLRTEGLRRAGAFSWDESARQHLELFRSVAA from the coding sequence ATGCCTCTGCGCATTGCCGTCGATGCCCGCGTCGTCGCCGAAGACACGCGCGGGATCGGGCGGTACGCGCGTGCGATCTTGCGCCGGCTAATCGGCCGCGCCGACGTGGAACTAACGCTGCTGGCGGATTTCCGCTTTCGCCGGCGCTATTCTGCTGCGTACGCGCGCGCGCTGGGGAGTGATGCCTTTGCTGTGCGCGCGCAGCCGGGGCGCGACTGCGACGTCATCTGGCATCCTGCCAACGGTACGTTTTTCGCTTCTTCTCTTCCGAGCATCGTGACGATCCACGACGCGGTGCCGTTTCGCTATCCGGATCCCGATCCGAAGCGCCGGCGGCACGCACAGGACCCGTTTCTACGATCGGCGCACTCGGCAACGCGCGTGATCGCGGTATCCGCGTTCGGGCGTTCCGAGGTGCACGAGTTGCTCGGCGTTCCGCTCGACCGGATTGCCGTGATCCATCACGGTGTGGATGCGGAGTTTTCGCCGGGCGCGGCGGACGGACTGCCCGGTGCGCTGCACGGTCGGGATTTTTTGTTGTTTGTAGGCGATCCGATCGGCGAGCCGCGCAAGAACTTCCCGTTGCTGTACGACGCGTATCGGCGCGCGTGGCCGGTGGAAGCCGCGCCGGCGCTCGCGGTCGCGGGACCGCGCGCGCCCGACCTTCCCGGCGTCGTTCACCCCGGCAACTTGGCGGACGATTTGGCCGGCGTTTCCGCCGAACACACGCTGCGGGCGTGCTATCGCGGCGCGCTGGCGCTGACGCTCGCATCGTATCACGAGACCTTCGGCATGCCGATGCTCGAGGCGATGGCGTGCGGAACGCCCGTCGTCGCGTCGCGCGCGAGCGCGCTGCCCGAGATCGCCGGTGACGCCGCGTTATACGCGCCGCCCGATGATGCGCTGGCGTGGGCTGCCGCGCTGCGTCGCGTGGTTGATGATGCCGACCTGCGCGAGCGGCTGCGCACCGAGGGTTTGCGTCGTGCCGGAGCGTTTAGCTGGGACGAGAGCGCGCGGCAACACCTCGAGCTGTTTCGATCGGTGGCCGCGTGA
- a CDS encoding choice-of-anchor tandem repeat GloVer-containing protein — protein sequence MVSRSSAKRLIIGAVVALLAACAKSPLPPVTPEGVPGTASTSGFRTIYSFGPDYPTGLFPSAGLIVNKGALFSTTDQGGPGIWGTVFKVTTSGAERVLYGFKGLPYDGNSPDYGVTAVANDYYGTTVFGGASLCYLSGSPSRFLVGCGTVFKVSGFGTETVLHRFNAGKDGAWPAGGLTLLNGTLYGATAYGGRGRCQDIQYYHGCGIVFSVSTSGKERVLYDFKGAASGPDGAYPQGNLTTYKGLLYGVTSNGGTCCGTVFSITPAGQEKVLYRFKGDKSDGGRPNGGLTVVHGVLYGTTQVNGSGFVGTAFSLTTAGKERVLYNFQGGQDGASPNGGLIYVNGELYGTTNHGGGSGCRSSSGSGCGIIFKMTLSGDETVLHRFARGGLPNAGLADLNGSLYGTTNDGGKHRKGSVFRIPP from the coding sequence ATGGTTTCGCGTTCTAGCGCCAAGCGATTAATCATCGGCGCCGTTGTCGCGTTGCTGGCCGCATGCGCGAAGTCGCCCTTGCCGCCGGTGACGCCGGAGGGCGTACCGGGTACCGCGAGCACGTCCGGATTTAGGACCATCTATAGCTTTGGCCCCGATTACCCCACGGGTCTCTTTCCGTCAGCCGGCCTGATCGTCAATAAGGGCGCACTGTTTAGCACAACCGACCAAGGTGGACCGGGCATCTGGGGAACGGTTTTCAAGGTTACCACGTCGGGTGCGGAACGGGTGCTCTACGGTTTCAAAGGCCTACCGTACGATGGCAACAGCCCCGATTACGGCGTGACAGCCGTCGCCAACGACTACTATGGAACCACCGTCTTTGGCGGCGCCTCTTTATGTTATCTCAGCGGGTCGCCCAGCCGGTTTCTCGTCGGTTGCGGGACTGTCTTCAAAGTGTCCGGATTCGGAACCGAGACCGTGCTACACAGATTTAACGCCGGCAAAGACGGCGCGTGGCCCGCGGGCGGCCTCACCCTTCTAAATGGAACGCTTTACGGAGCGACGGCGTATGGAGGCCGCGGGCGATGTCAAGATATCCAGTACTATCACGGATGCGGCATCGTATTTTCCGTCAGCACCTCCGGCAAGGAGCGCGTGCTCTATGACTTCAAAGGCGCGGCCAGCGGTCCGGACGGAGCATACCCGCAAGGAAACCTCACCACGTATAAAGGCCTGCTCTACGGCGTAACCAGCAACGGCGGGACCTGCTGCGGTACCGTATTCTCCATCACGCCGGCCGGTCAGGAGAAGGTTCTGTATCGGTTCAAAGGCGACAAGTCGGATGGCGGACGTCCCAACGGCGGGCTTACCGTGGTGCACGGAGTGCTCTACGGCACGACGCAAGTGAACGGTTCGGGTTTCGTGGGTACCGCATTCAGCCTCACGACTGCCGGTAAGGAGCGCGTACTTTATAATTTTCAGGGCGGCCAGGACGGCGCGTCTCCGAACGGGGGACTCATCTACGTCAACGGCGAGCTCTACGGCACTACGAATCACGGTGGCGGCTCGGGATGCAGGTCGTCCTCGGGCAGCGGATGCGGCATCATATTTAAGATGACGCTCTCGGGCGACGAGACTGTCCTGCATCGTTTCGCAAGGGGCGGGTTGCCCAATGCAGGCCTCGCCGATCTCAACGGTTCGCTCTACGGCACAACGAATGATGGCGGGAAACACAGAAAAGGCAGCGTCTTTAGAATCCCGCCGTAG
- a CDS encoding BTAD domain-containing putative transcriptional regulator: MALVGYLRHSAPNGFYCILAANCTAEQIWAAIAHALDAEGEFASHEEVVKALAARAPMELALDCEHQPDEGGVAAVLRLIEDLPDDVGLLIACRARAPFQVGRLVSAGTASLCDAERLAFDAAGIRHVAETCGVPFTHPDVLRMLEATDGWPQVVSGALRKAAEDSSTLAQAFDNWRTRHGHLFNEFVAASLTHVSERDADLVLKLMSGSYLDDRQQMQALEEQGLFVIHTADGYRPLRALSRSRLYDRYGRRAQPAHPMQVRLFGWFLAEIDRQPIEWVRRRDRQIFKYVALQPGGTVSRAELGQVFWPGAERHLVAQSLRTVCSNIRKAIAHIVGFKQVEAYFRAGEDLSIDLDNVIVDVNRFVSHVDDADAQYERGELRAAYAHYRSAARVYRGDLLIGDAHEPWVATLDAILKQRHVTVLERIAEIVSTIDDQAAASEPDLRLASGS, encoded by the coding sequence ATGGCGCTCGTTGGCTATCTGCGCCACTCCGCACCCAACGGATTCTACTGCATCCTCGCCGCGAATTGCACGGCCGAGCAGATCTGGGCCGCGATCGCCCACGCCCTCGACGCCGAGGGCGAGTTCGCCTCGCACGAGGAGGTCGTCAAGGCGCTCGCGGCCCGGGCCCCGATGGAGCTCGCGCTGGACTGCGAGCATCAGCCCGACGAGGGTGGCGTCGCCGCGGTGCTGCGTCTCATCGAAGACCTGCCGGATGACGTCGGCCTGCTGATCGCGTGCCGCGCCCGCGCGCCGTTCCAGGTCGGGCGTCTGGTCTCGGCCGGAACGGCATCGCTCTGCGACGCCGAGCGGCTCGCGTTCGACGCGGCCGGAATTCGCCACGTCGCCGAGACGTGCGGCGTGCCGTTCACGCACCCCGACGTGCTGCGCATGCTCGAGGCCACCGACGGATGGCCACAGGTCGTCAGCGGCGCGCTGCGCAAGGCGGCCGAAGACAGTTCGACGCTGGCCCAGGCCTTCGATAACTGGCGCACGCGCCACGGGCACCTCTTCAACGAATTCGTCGCGGCGTCGCTGACGCACGTGTCCGAGCGCGATGCGGACCTCGTCCTCAAGCTGATGAGCGGCTCGTATTTAGACGACCGTCAACAGATGCAGGCGCTCGAAGAGCAGGGGCTCTTCGTCATTCACACCGCGGACGGATATCGTCCGCTGCGCGCGCTGTCGCGCAGCCGTCTCTACGACCGCTACGGCCGCCGCGCGCAGCCCGCACATCCGATGCAGGTGCGGCTCTTCGGGTGGTTCTTGGCCGAGATCGACCGCCAGCCGATCGAGTGGGTGCGCCGGCGCGACCGGCAGATCTTCAAGTACGTCGCACTGCAGCCCGGCGGCACGGTCTCGCGCGCGGAGCTCGGCCAGGTCTTCTGGCCGGGAGCGGAGCGCCATCTCGTCGCGCAGAGCCTGCGCACGGTCTGCTCCAACATTCGCAAGGCGATCGCGCACATCGTCGGATTCAAGCAGGTGGAGGCGTACTTCCGCGCGGGCGAAGACTTGTCGATCGACCTCGACAACGTCATCGTCGACGTCAATCGCTTCGTGTCGCACGTCGACGATGCCGACGCGCAGTACGAGCGCGGCGAGCTGCGCGCCGCCTACGCCCACTACCGCAGCGCCGCGCGGGTCTATCGCGGCGACCTGCTGATCGGCGACGCGCACGAACCCTGGGTTGCGACGCTCGATGCCATCCTCAAACAGCGGCACGTAACGGTGCTGGAACGAATCGCCGAGATCGTCAGCACGATCGACGATCAGGCAGCGGCCTCCGAACCCGACCTGCGTCTCGCTTCCGGGTCTTAA
- a CDS encoding glycosyltransferase 87 family protein, whose protein sequence is MRKLWVNAAIVLAALTALGVHAGVVTRSGFLMGDFRAFYCAARVASHGGDPYHTEPLRTCETAIGPKDFFAKNPGVTIPAPLPGYAIAALMPLAFLPFWVAASLWGALLLLACVMSIVAVAELARMELGVGLGVFALSLCMLSLPFGEVVPLAVAAICLSAYSAWQGRLRAAALFAAAAMIEPHLGLPACIALAVWRPTSRVALALVLGALALVSFAAIGVTGNVEYFTGVLPAHALSEITRDTQYSLSAVLASAGVSAAAALRAGSLWYVAMLVAGTVVAGLLARRTRNDAFVVAIPPAFAVFGGTFIHVTQIAVALPAGALLVAYAPRERRTLAVIALLVLAVPWGWFDSPALLLAPLFPIAYLAWRYWPGNLVATLLAAIAAAVLLFGVESLHAMAASHAVAHAVAPVIDPRLPEASWSAFAQKSSTGGFAAWAVRIPTWAGLALLLVLATTAAGVPRLRTSHALALLIAACGTLLPIAGQTYADRSSGWLMVDFRAYYCAALAQREGFSPYYVQPLHDCERSTPAPYYRTPAKVTVPAPYPPYALAFFSPLTLFSFGTAATIWWMLLAAAIGVAAYALSRVARQPILVAWAALALSLGLTSFSSGNVMPLAVAAIVVAALCAARGRFGWAALAIAVASVEPQIALPAALGLFIAYPVIRISLCTAALALAALSVWSGGLTQTIAYVTAVLPAHALAEVSRDNQYSLSTVLAALGVSDASAALAGSLSYVAMTALGVFVAIRLTRRYDNAAFAALVPPAFALIGGTFVHTEAIAAAVPACLLAYSFAPERRAWLFVALLLLAVPWMMATSAALFLAPIFPVAYLAYALWQERTVTLAAALAAFVMIIGLFAIAQVPVHAAAHAQAFPPIDPHLAEASWRQFVLGNVTNRPAMWLLRAPTWIGLIALALSALALSRRPVFSLTPETA, encoded by the coding sequence GTGCGCAAGCTCTGGGTCAACGCGGCCATCGTCCTGGCGGCGCTGACCGCGCTGGGAGTTCACGCCGGCGTCGTGACGCGCAGCGGCTTTTTGATGGGCGACTTCCGTGCGTTCTATTGCGCGGCGCGGGTCGCGTCGCACGGCGGCGATCCGTATCACACCGAGCCGCTGCGCACGTGCGAGACCGCGATCGGCCCGAAGGACTTCTTCGCGAAGAATCCCGGCGTCACGATCCCGGCGCCGCTCCCCGGCTATGCCATCGCGGCGCTGATGCCGCTTGCGTTTTTGCCGTTCTGGGTCGCCGCCTCGCTATGGGGGGCGCTGCTTTTGCTCGCGTGCGTCATGAGCATCGTGGCCGTCGCGGAGCTCGCCCGCATGGAGCTGGGTGTCGGCCTCGGCGTGTTCGCGCTCTCGCTGTGCATGCTGTCGCTGCCGTTCGGTGAAGTCGTGCCGCTGGCGGTCGCCGCGATCTGTCTCTCGGCATACTCCGCGTGGCAGGGGCGGTTGCGCGCGGCAGCGCTGTTCGCCGCCGCCGCGATGATCGAGCCGCATCTCGGCCTGCCCGCCTGCATCGCCCTGGCGGTCTGGCGGCCAACATCGCGCGTGGCGCTGGCGCTCGTCCTGGGGGCGCTCGCACTAGTTTCGTTCGCCGCCATCGGCGTCACGGGGAATGTCGAATATTTCACCGGCGTGTTGCCGGCCCACGCGCTCTCCGAGATTACGCGCGACACGCAGTACAGCTTGAGTGCGGTCCTCGCATCGGCGGGCGTGTCGGCCGCGGCGGCGCTGCGCGCGGGATCGCTCTGGTACGTCGCGATGCTCGTCGCCGGCACCGTCGTGGCGGGGCTGCTCGCGCGGCGGACGCGCAACGACGCGTTCGTCGTCGCGATCCCGCCGGCGTTCGCCGTCTTCGGGGGCACGTTCATCCACGTCACCCAGATCGCGGTGGCGTTGCCGGCCGGAGCGCTGCTCGTCGCATACGCGCCCCGCGAAAGGCGCACGCTCGCGGTGATCGCGCTGCTCGTCCTCGCCGTGCCGTGGGGCTGGTTCGATTCGCCCGCGCTGCTGCTCGCGCCGCTGTTCCCGATCGCGTATCTCGCGTGGCGCTATTGGCCCGGTAATCTGGTCGCGACGCTGCTCGCGGCGATCGCCGCGGCGGTGCTGCTGTTCGGCGTGGAGTCCCTGCACGCAATGGCGGCGTCGCACGCCGTCGCGCACGCGGTCGCACCGGTGATTGACCCGCGTTTGCCGGAAGCGTCGTGGAGCGCGTTCGCGCAGAAGAGCTCGACGGGAGGCTTCGCAGCCTGGGCGGTTCGGATCCCGACGTGGGCCGGCCTCGCGCTGTTGCTCGTCCTGGCCACGACCGCGGCCGGCGTGCCGCGCCTGCGCACGAGTCACGCGCTCGCACTTTTGATCGCCGCCTGTGGCACGCTGCTGCCGATCGCCGGGCAAACCTACGCCGACCGCTCGAGCGGCTGGCTCATGGTCGATTTTCGCGCGTACTACTGCGCGGCGCTCGCGCAGCGCGAGGGATTCAGCCCGTACTACGTGCAGCCGCTGCACGACTGCGAGCGTAGCACGCCCGCTCCGTATTATCGGACGCCGGCGAAGGTGACGGTGCCGGCGCCCTATCCGCCGTATGCGCTGGCGTTCTTCTCTCCGCTGACGCTGTTCTCGTTCGGGACCGCCGCGACGATCTGGTGGATGCTGCTCGCTGCGGCGATCGGCGTCGCAGCCTACGCGCTCTCGCGCGTCGCGCGCCAGCCGATACTGGTCGCATGGGCCGCGCTGGCGCTATCGCTCGGCCTGACGTCGTTCTCGTCGGGCAACGTCATGCCGCTGGCGGTCGCGGCGATCGTCGTGGCCGCGCTGTGCGCCGCGCGCGGCCGGTTCGGTTGGGCGGCGCTCGCGATCGCAGTGGCGTCGGTCGAGCCGCAGATCGCGCTGCCGGCGGCGCTCGGGCTCTTCATCGCGTATCCGGTGATCCGCATTTCGCTGTGCACCGCCGCACTGGCGCTTGCGGCGCTGTCTGTCTGGAGCGGTGGCCTGACGCAAACCATCGCATATGTAACGGCGGTGCTCCCAGCGCACGCGCTCGCGGAGGTCTCGCGCGACAACCAGTACAGCCTGTCCACGGTACTGGCGGCGCTGGGCGTCTCCGATGCCTCGGCCGCGCTGGCCGGCAGCCTCTCGTACGTCGCGATGACGGCCTTGGGCGTCTTCGTCGCTATACGGCTGACGCGCCGCTACGATAACGCGGCCTTCGCGGCGCTCGTGCCGCCGGCGTTCGCGCTAATCGGCGGCACGTTCGTGCACACGGAGGCGATCGCGGCGGCCGTTCCCGCGTGCCTGCTCGCGTATTCGTTCGCGCCGGAGCGGCGAGCGTGGCTGTTCGTCGCGCTGCTGCTGCTCGCGGTGCCGTGGATGATGGCCACCTCCGCCGCCTTGTTCCTAGCCCCGATCTTCCCGGTCGCGTACCTCGCGTACGCGCTCTGGCAGGAGCGGACGGTTACACTCGCGGCGGCGCTCGCGGCTTTCGTCATGATCATCGGGCTCTTCGCGATCGCGCAGGTGCCTGTGCACGCGGCGGCACACGCGCAAGCCTTTCCCCCGATCGATCCACACCTCGCGGAGGCGAGCTGGCGTCAGTTCGTGCTCGGCAACGTGACGAACCGGCCGGCGATGTGGCTGCTGCGCGCGCCGACCTGGATCGGACTGATCGCCCTCGCGCTGTCGGCGCTCGCGCTCTCACGGAGGCCGGTGTTCAGTCTGACGCCGGAAACCGCTTAG
- a CDS encoding peptidase S8 — MTAPLFVAVALAACNSRSSFTLPVGPVQSAMQTHGAVRACPQVVGQPACSLLIQSRSGISASVAGWGPATIQARYHLPSSTKGKGQIVAIVQSFDNPNVASDLATYRKQFHLGTSTFRKYNQRGQQSGYPQGSPAWGADTDVGVQMVAAACPKCTIYLIEANSQYASDLGIAVAEAVALGAHIVSTDWQCYGSLTCFNQSTFDAPGVVYVAGAGNLGYNDNGLPEAFGSVVSVGGTVLFKRGSKYVEQVWDGSGGGCSSNGGSSGIQKPAWQKDPDCNYRTDADVSALAWDVAEYDSYDFNGWMTAGGPAVSTPLIAAVFALAGNASKQDAAKHFWVTKGKGLNYISSGEDGSCKGEYLCEAGTQQFGNYSGPAGWGTPNGVNAF; from the coding sequence GTGACAGCACCACTCTTCGTAGCCGTGGCGCTCGCGGCATGCAATTCGCGCAGCTCTTTCACCCTGCCGGTAGGCCCCGTGCAATCGGCCATGCAGACTCACGGCGCGGTGCGGGCCTGTCCCCAAGTCGTTGGGCAGCCCGCGTGCTCGCTGTTGATTCAATCGCGGAGCGGGATCAGCGCAAGCGTGGCCGGATGGGGACCCGCGACCATCCAGGCGCGCTACCATCTGCCCTCGTCGACCAAAGGCAAGGGCCAGATCGTGGCGATCGTTCAGTCCTTCGATAATCCAAACGTCGCGAGCGATCTGGCTACGTACCGCAAGCAGTTCCATCTCGGAACGTCAACGTTCCGCAAGTACAATCAGCGTGGCCAGCAGAGCGGCTATCCGCAGGGCAGCCCGGCATGGGGCGCCGACACCGACGTCGGCGTGCAGATGGTCGCCGCCGCCTGCCCGAAGTGCACGATCTATCTGATCGAGGCGAACTCGCAATACGCTAGCGACCTCGGCATCGCGGTGGCCGAAGCCGTTGCGCTCGGCGCGCACATCGTCAGCACCGACTGGCAATGCTACGGCTCGCTGACGTGCTTCAATCAGTCGACGTTCGACGCCCCAGGTGTCGTCTACGTGGCCGGTGCCGGGAATCTCGGCTACAACGACAACGGGCTCCCCGAAGCGTTCGGCAGCGTCGTCTCGGTCGGCGGCACAGTGCTCTTCAAGCGGGGTTCGAAGTACGTCGAACAGGTCTGGGACGGCAGCGGCGGCGGATGCTCGTCGAACGGCGGTTCGTCGGGCATTCAGAAGCCCGCATGGCAGAAGGATCCCGACTGCAACTATCGGACCGACGCCGACGTCTCGGCCCTGGCTTGGGACGTCGCCGAATACGACAGCTACGATTTCAACGGCTGGATGACCGCGGGCGGTCCAGCCGTTTCCACGCCGCTCATCGCCGCGGTATTCGCTCTCGCGGGAAACGCGAGCAAACAAGATGCCGCGAAGCACTTTTGGGTGACGAAGGGCAAGGGCCTCAACTACATCAGCAGCGGCGAAGACGGCTCGTGCAAGGGCGAGTACCTCTGTGAGGCCGGCACTCAGCAGTTCGGAAACTACTCGGGACCAGCCGGCTGGGGCACGCCCAATGGGGTCAACGCCTTCTGA